One stretch of Nycticebus coucang isolate mNycCou1 chromosome 7, mNycCou1.pri, whole genome shotgun sequence DNA includes these proteins:
- the LOC128590638 gene encoding C-X-C chemokine receptor type 1-like: MAKTDTNSSDPWWWWDDEELYNFTGLPPIEEDYSPCRPDTETLNKYAVVTIYALVFLLSLLGNSLVMLVILYSRVSRSVTDIYLLNLAVADLLFALSLPVWAASKVNGWIFGTRLCKLVSLLKEVNFYSGILLLACISVDRYLAIVHATRTLTQKRYLVKFICLSAWGLSLTLSLPFFLFRQAYKPNNSIPVCYEILGNNTAKWRMVLRILPHTFGFVLPLLVMLFCYGLTLHTLVKAHMGQRHRAMRVIFAVVLIFLLCWLPYHLVLLTDTLMRTQMIKETCERRSDVDRALEVTQILGFLHSCLNPIIYAFIGQNFRHGFFKILATHGLVSKEFMARHHVTSYTSSSISVSPTL, encoded by the coding sequence ATGGCTAAAACTGACACAAACAGTAGTGAtccttggtggtggtgggatGATGAAGAGCTTTATAATTTCACTGGCCTGCCACCTATAGAGGAAGACTACAGCCCCTGTAGGCCAGATACTGAGACACTCAACAAGTATGCAGTGGTCACCATCTATGCCCTCGTGTTCCTCCTGAGCCTGCTGGGAAACTCCCTGGTGATGCTGGTCATCCTGTACAGCCGTGTCAGCCGCTCTGTCACTGACATCTACCTGCTGAACCTGGCCGTGGCTGACCTGCTCTTTGCCCTGTCCTTGCCCGTGTGGGCCGCCTCCAAGGTGAATGGCTGGATTTTTGGTACACGCCTGTGCAAGCTGGTGTCCCTCCTGAAGGAAGTCAACTTCTACAGCGGTATTCTCCTGCTGGCCTGCATCAGTGTGGACCGCTACCTGGCCATTGTCCATGCCACGCGCACGCTCACCCAGAAGCGCTACTTGGTCAAGTTTATATGTCTGAGCGCCTGGGGACTGTCTCTAACCCTGTCCctgcccttcttcctcttccGTCAGGCCTATAAACCAAATAATTCCATCCCAGTGTGCTATGAAATCCTAGGAAATAACACAGCCAAGTGGCGGATGGTGCTGCGGATCCTGCCCCACACCTTTGGCTTTGTCCTGCCGCTGCTGGTCATGCTGTTCTGCTATGGACTCACTCTCCACACGCTGGTTAAGGCCCACATGGGGCAGAGGCACCGGGCCATGCGGGTCATCTTTGCTGTCGTCCTCATCTTCCTGCTCTGCTGGCTGCCCTACCACCTGGTCCTGCTCACAGACACCCTCATGAGGACCCAGATGATCAAGGAGACCTGTGAGCGCCGCAGTGACGTTGACCGGGCCCTGGAAGTCACCCAGATTCTGGGATTTCTCCACAGCTGCCTCAACCCCATCATCTACGCCTTCATTGGCCAAAATTTTCGCCATGGATTCTTTAAGATTCTGGCCACCCATGGCCTGGTCAGCAAGGAGTTCATGGCACGTCATCACGTTACGTCTTATACTTCTTCCTCTATCAGTGTGTCTCCTACCCTCTGA